The following nucleotide sequence is from Armatimonadota bacterium.
CTTCCGGCGGTCTGTCCCGCTACCCCTCCTTTCCCCGCTCGGAACCGCCTTGGGCCGTAGGCCAAACGGCGGTAGACACCTGCTCCTTTGCTCTCTCCTGTAACACTCCCGCCGCGACTCGACGGACGAGCACCTTCACCGCGCCACCGGCACAGACTCGCTGCAGTGTGGTGGCTTCTGGCGGAAATCACAGCATTTTGTCGTACTATACGTCTGGCGTGCCCGTTCCCACGCTTTGATCGGCTTCGACATGTTCCGCCCGAATCCTTCCTCGCTCCGCCTTGTCCGGAGAGGCCCGGGCGGGCCCGGGCGACCGAGTCAGCGCCCTCCTGCCAGGGCCCGCTCCAGCAGCAGCACGGCGACGTAGTCGTCGTACTGTTCGGGCGGCACCTGGAGCGAGAGCGGAATCAGCCGCCGCCACCCCCGCGGCGGATGGTCCCGGAAGTAGCGGCGGCGGGCCTCGAGAGTGGTCCCGCGCTCCTGCACGGTCTCCACCCGGACAAGCCCGGAAAAGCGGCTCAGGGCCGCCAGTACGGCCTCCGAACCCGTCCCTCCTCCTACTATTATCCGGCCCACGCCGTACTGCTTCACCCACCCGGCCACCACCTCGGGCGCTTGCGACGCTGGCACGACCGTTCGGGCCAGCAGCTCGCCGGGCCGCCCAACCGCCAGGCCGCACTTCTGCCGGCCCGGGTCGACCGCAAGGACCACATCACTCACCGAAGGTGACCCAGAGAAGAAGGTGGGCATCGACGGGAACGCCGTCGCGACGGGCGGGGAGGAAGCGCCAGCGCAGCAGGCCCTGGCGCGCCGCCTGGTCGAGTTCCGGGTCGCCGGAGGAGATGAGGACCTCCACCTCGGCAACGGTGCCGTCGGCCAGGACGAGAAGCCGCACCCGGACTCGCCCGCGGACCGTCGCCTGGCCGGCCGCCATCCCTCCCGGGCCCGGTACGACCACAGCCCGCAGCACCGGGTGCAGCGGCGGCTGCTCCACCGGGACGGGAGGAGTGAGGACGGGCGAGGGTTCGCCGCGGGACGGTCCACCGGCGGCACCCGCCGGCGGCTGCGGCACCGGGGTCGACGGAGCGGGCGACGGAGCGTCCCGCGCCGGCGTCCCGGGGACGGGTTCCTCTGGCAGGGAGGCTGCGGAGGCAGGAGGCCCCCCAGCCCCCTCACCGGGACCGGCTCCTTCTCTTCCGGGAGGGGCCCCTCCCCCTTCCTGCGCAGCGGTCTGGGCCTTACCCTCTGCCTTCGCGGCGGCTCTCTCCCTCGGCTGAGACTGCGAGGCTTCAGGAGGTCCAGGTAAAGACCCTGCCGCTGTGGGGGGGGAGGTCGTCTGCCCCGAAAGTGCTGGCAGCGGTGGCGAGACCTGCGGTTGGACGGAGGGCGCCGGATGCGGCCGGGGAACCATTGCCTTCCCTGACAGGGTCGGCTTCGCCGGGCCAGCAGCCGGCCGCGGAGAAGGTGCGCGGGAGGGCTGCGGCGGGTGAGGGGCGTCCTGTTGTCGAGATTTCAGGAGTGCAGCCTGGAACTCGGGGTCGTCCTCATCGGCCGCAGACGGCCCGGGGATGCGGGGGTAGCCAGCCGCCGGGGAGGAGTCCCAGGGGGCGGGTGCGGGCCGCCGCCGCACCACGACTTCCGTGCCTGCCGCCAGGCCCGTCAGCAGGACAAGAGCGGCGACCGCCATCCTCCAGGGTACCCCGCGGTCTGTCATGGGTTCCGGCCAGCCTCTCCCCAGCCCTGTGCAATCACTGCGCTCACCGCCCTGATGCGAGCTGGACGAAGAAGGTCCTCCCCTGACCGGGATAGCCCCGCAGGGTCTCGTAGCGGGCGTCCAGCAGGTTGTCCACCCCGGCCAGCAGCAGGAGCGGGCCGAAGTTCCGCTCGTAGCGCAGGCCCACGGTCAGGTAGCCCGGAAGGGTCACGCGCGTCGCCGGGAAGGTGGAGGTGTCCAGGTCGTCGCGCGCCGAAGTGTAGTTCACCACGAGAGACGCCGCGCCTCCGGAGGGCCAGATCCGGCGGAGTACGGCTCCGGCCTGCCAGGGCGAGACGCGCAGCAACCGCAGCCCCGTCCCCCGGTCGACCCCATCGGTCCAGGTCAGGTTCCCCTGCACCGTCCATTCCTCGCCGATTCGCCATGCCGCCTCCGCCGAGACACCGGCGATGCGGGCCGAGCCGACGTTTTGCGGGTTGCAGCCGCCC
It contains:
- a CDS encoding energy transducer TonB, whose translation is MPQPPAGAAGGPSRGEPSPVLTPPVPVEQPPLHPVLRAVVVPGPGGMAAGQATVRGRVRVRLLVLADGTVAEVEVLISSGDPELDQAARQGLLRWRFLPARRDGVPVDAHLLLWVTFGE